A stretch of Spirochaeta cellobiosiphila DSM 17781 DNA encodes these proteins:
- a CDS encoding divergent PAP2 family protein, with amino-acid sequence MADFPIDRLYRVVSHPIFLSATFSWFIAQGIKALIEAFKARGRLDRNLLITLVWRTGGMPSSHSSTVTSLTTSIGITQGTESAVFLLSLFYAILTIRDALGVRKATGVQAKTMNKLGADLQEQLDIEYLPVKEVKGHKATEVIVGIILGFFIAVAFCSL; translated from the coding sequence ATGGCCGACTTTCCAATCGACAGACTGTACAGAGTTGTCAGTCATCCTATTTTCTTAAGTGCCACATTTAGTTGGTTCATAGCCCAGGGTATTAAAGCTCTCATCGAAGCCTTTAAAGCCAGAGGGCGGCTTGATAGAAACCTTCTTATAACATTAGTATGGCGAACAGGCGGGATGCCATCCAGTCATAGTTCCACTGTCACTAGTCTAACCACTTCCATTGGGATTACGCAAGGCACGGAGTCAGCCGTCTTTTTGTTGAGTCTGTTTTATGCTATTTTGACTATAAGAGATGCTCTAGGCGTGAGAAAAGCTACTGGTGTTCAAGCAAAAACAATGAATAAATTAGGGGCAGATTTACAGGAACAATTAGATATTGAGTATCTACCTGTTAAGGAGGTAAAAGGGCATAAGGCAACAGAGGTTATTGTTGGTATAATCCTGGGCTTTTTTATTGCTGTAGCTTTCTGTTCCCTCTAA